The genomic DNA TCTGATCGATCTATAGGCAACATTCACTGCCGCGTATGCCGACCCTTGACACCAGGCCGCCTTCGAGCGAAATATACTTGCAATTACAATGAGCCAGTGACTCCGCCAAACACTCAACGTCTCCGCTTCCGCCGCATGCGCCCTACTGACATCGATCTCATGGCCGACATGCTTGGGGACCCTCAAGTCATGCGTTTCTACCCCGCACCGAAGACGCGTGAACAGTCAGCCAGGTGGATCACGTGGAACGAAGAGAACTACGCGGAGCACGGCTACGGCCTATGGATCGTTGAGACACGCGACGGGGAGTTCGTCGGCGACTGTGGCCTCACCTGGCAAGACGTGAACGGCACATCCAGGCTCGAAGTCGGCTACCACGTCGTCCCTGCGAAACAGGGCCATGGCTACGCCACCGAAGCCGCTATGGCATGCCGCGACTACGCCCGTGACGTTGTCGGCTCGCCCGAATTGGTTGCAATCATCCACCCCAAAAACGAGGCGTCGGAACGAGTCGCCCGAAAACTCGGCATGCATCGATTCGAAGACGACCACGGCGGAATCGTCCCTGTCCGAACGGTCCTCGGGATGACCTTTAGGTCGTAGCGAATGAGCATCGCAGTCATCGCCAAGACTCACAGCCGTTCAACAATCGAGAGAACTGACAGCGAAACCGCCGGACCCCGACAGGGGTCCGGCGGTTTAACAAGAGGTTGAAGCGGAACGCGGCTAAACGATAGAACGAAACTCCACCACATCTCGGCGGATACCAACCTTTCAAAGGTCACCACGCGCGACCGCGCAGGTCAACCTCGACGACAGGCAAAGAAGTGAGCGGCGATTCGATGGGCAAAACGAGCAGTGGTTGACCTGGCGCATCGAATATCGGCTGGCCAGTGCGGATTATCGAGCGCTCCGCAGCTGAGATCTGACTCCACCCACACCCGCAACGACAATCTCCTGATCGCCTACGCGGATGTCACGCCGTGCCCACCCGACGTGGCCGCCTCGCACTACCAGGACCACGAACTCATCGTCCTGGACGTCGTAGATGACCCAGTAGTCGCCGACGCGAATGCGGAGCTCGCCGTCCCCGCCGCTCAGCTGCAGACTTCCAGGCGGACGCGGAACGTCTGCGAGGTTTTGGATAGCAGCCTTCAGGGGTCAGCAACCTGCGGATGAAGCCGCCGAAATGTCTTCGCGGCTCTGCGCGCGATCGTCATCCGGTAGCTCATGTCAGCCCGGGATCAAAGCCCAAGCTCTTCCGTCAGGTCGTCGAAGGGAATACGAGGCTCTTTGCGCGCTTCTGCCGCATCGCGAATGTCAGCCTGGTCCTCCAACGCCTGCATCGCACGGTCGAAGAACTCTGGCGACACGAGGACAGCACGACGCCCCGCACCGCGGGAGGTGATCTCGACTGGCTCCCGCTGCGCAGCCGCGATGTAGTCGCTCTGGCGGTTACGGAACTCGGAAAGAGTCGCTGAAGTCATGTGTCTGTCGTACGACTTGTACAAGTTGTGCACAACGTTCATCTATGGTTCCGAAGACCCCTCGGATCACGCCAGAGGTTGAAGCGGAACGCGGCTAGACGTTAAACCGGAATCCCACTGCGTTCCGTAACCGAGCAACCTCTCGAGCGTCGCAGCGAGCTCACGCGGAGGTCACTCGTTGCGAACGTGACCCCGCAACGCGTCGGCCAGCGGTGGCAGATGAGTCTCCACAACATCGCGGACGACGTCGGCGTCGACCCCGAAGTACTGGTGGACGAGGATGTTGTGGAAGCCCCGGATCTGCGGCCAGGGAACCTCCGGATGCGCAGCAGTGATGTCCTCGAGAACGTCAGCGATGCGCTGAGCAGGGTCACGGCTCATAGGGCGACCGCGTCCACGAGAGCCGAGGTTGAGATCGGACGCTTGAGCAACTGGAGGGGGAAGATGTCGATATCGTCCCGGTCGAAC from Falsarthrobacter nasiphocae includes the following:
- a CDS encoding HepT-like ribonuclease domain-containing protein, with translation MSRDPAQRIADVLEDITAAHPEVPWPQIRGFHNILVHQYFGVDADVVRDVVETHLPPLADALRGHVRNE
- a CDS encoding type II toxin-antitoxin system Phd/YefM family antitoxin, whose translation is MTSATLSEFRNRQSDYIAAAQREPVEITSRGAGRRAVLVSPEFFDRAMQALEDQADIRDAAEARKEPRIPFDDLTEELGL
- a CDS encoding GNAT family N-acetyltransferase; the protein is MTPPNTQRLRFRRMRPTDIDLMADMLGDPQVMRFYPAPKTREQSARWITWNEENYAEHGYGLWIVETRDGEFVGDCGLTWQDVNGTSRLEVGYHVVPAKQGHGYATEAAMACRDYARDVVGSPELVAIIHPKNEASERVARKLGMHRFEDDHGGIVPVRTVLGMTFRS
- a CDS encoding type II toxin-antitoxin system RelE family toxin, which encodes MKAAIQNLADVPRPPGSLQLSGGDGELRIRVGDYWVIYDVQDDEFVVLVVRGGHVGWARRDIRVGDQEIVVAGVGGVRSQLRSAR